From the Salvelinus alpinus unplaced genomic scaffold, SLU_Salpinus.1 scaffold_42, whole genome shotgun sequence genome, one window contains:
- the LOC139567073 gene encoding GATA zinc finger domain-containing protein 10-like, with amino-acid sequence MESTTEGGGGGRGGGGGGLRELVRKWFTETQAPLILLHDGNFPGWFQGFTARKEAEDQLREKPLGCFLIRLSDKAVGYILSYKGQDRCRHFVINQDQAGLFIISGDDRPHHSLSELIEHYRVHPIQPFGESLTSTYCCQSSSGELYDVVQFEAKEKTGGISVRALRSYWDQQNKQKNDQHQQNDHQKDHHNDPRNDPRNDPQNDPRNDPRNDPRNDPRNDPRNDPRNDPRNDPRNDPRNDPRNEQHQWNDLPPTRQPPAVPPVLPPKTNNRKLTSTVSIGRKSLPQQAVPPVPRRGPPLTHSLSGTLSDKSTSQIQYAKIHHDQTKIPSHGQIQYAEIHHDQTKTTSHGQTQYAEIHHDQTKTTSHGQIQYAEIHHDQTKTTSHGQIQYAEIHHDQTKTTSHGQTQYAEIHHDQTKITSHGQTQYAEIHHDQIKTTSHGQTQYAEIHTNQNKVERLASTGNLNQRRSTGPWSCNNTSTAAGGVMYSELTLADGWSRSLPRLDDTTEEEEEEEEEGEEEEEEEGEEEGYSNRTTIPCFPHTSHSPNPPKRVTCHAYSLQDPRENPRPRIHGGPHSLDQLSTNPLYQASVGLGESQDTPWKGPQKQREWDRGRSPNPQNQNPQQEESMYAEVPEGPSLPRHLITDNTYEQIPGDGGLKGTQSTATDQEGNTYEQIPGNGGPKGTQSTATDQEGNTYEMLEDLKSKESTWGKKNITWRKLFPEYKKK; translated from the exons ATGGAGTCTacaacagagggaggaggaggaggaagaggaggaggaggaggagggctgagggaGCTGGTTCGAAAGTGGTTTACAGAGACCCAGGCCCCTCTCATTCTCCTCCATGACGGAAACTTTCCCGGCTGGTTCCAAGGCTTCACCGCCAGAAA GGAAGCAGAGGATCAGCTGAGAGAAAAGCCTCTGGGATGTTTTCTCATCAGACTCAGTGACAAAGCCGTCGGATACATCCTCTCATACAA AGGACAAGACCGCTGCCGCCATTTTGTGATCAACCAGGACCAAGCTGGGCTGTTCATTATCTCCGGGGACGACCGGCCTCACCACAGCCTCTCAGAACTGATCGAGCATTACAGAGTCCATCCCATCCAGCCCTTTGGAGAGTCCCTCACCTCTACGTACTGTTGTCAG tCAAGCTCAGGAGAGCTGTATGATGTGGTGCAGTTCGAGGCCAAAGAGAAGACCGGTGGGATCAGTGTCCGAGCCCTGAGAAGTTACTGGGACCAGCAGAACAAACAGAAGAATGACCAACACCAACAGAATGACCATCAAAAGGACCATCACAATGACCCACGGAATGACCCACGGAATGACCCACAGAATGACCCACGGAATGACCCACGGAATGACCCACGGAATGACCCACGGAATGACCCACGGAATGACCCACGGAATGACCCACGGAATGACCCACGGAATGACCCCCGGAATGACCCCCGGAATGAGCAGCACCAATGGAATGACCTGCCGCCAACTAGGCAGCCCCCTGCAGTGCCACCCGTGCTGCCACCCAAAACCAACAACAGGAAGTTGACATCAACAGTATCCATTGGCAGGAAGTCCCTCCCACAG CAAGCAGTACCTCCAGTACCAAGGCGAGGCCCACCTCTGACCCACTCTCTGAGTGGAACCTTGTCTGACAAGAGCACGTCTCAAATCCAATACGCAAAAATACACCATGATCAAACCAAGATCCCATCTCACGGTCAAATCCAATACGCTGAAATACACCATGATCAAACCAAGACTACATCTCACGGTCAAACCCAATACGCTGAAATACACCATGATCAAACCAAGACTACATCTCACGGTCAAATCCAATACGCAGAAATACACCATGATCAAACCAAGACTACATCTCACGGTCAAATCCAATACGCTGAGATACACCATGATCAAACCAAGACTACATCTCACGGTCAAACCCAATACGCTGAGATACACCATGATCAAACCAAGATCACATCTCACGGTCAAACCCAATACGCTGAGATACACCATGATCAAATCAAGACTACATCTCACGGTCAAACCCAATACGCAGAAATACATACTAACCAGAACAAAGTGGAGAGACTGGCCAGTACTGGGAATCTGAACCAGAGGAGAAGCACCGGCCCCTGGTCCTGCAATAACACCTCCACAGCAGCAGGAGGAGTCATGTACTCTGAGCTGACCCTGGCAGATGGATGGAGCCGCTCTCTACCGCGCCTGGACGACaccacggaggaggaggaggaggaggaggaggagggggaggaggaggaggaggaggagggggaggaggaggggtactCCAACAGGACAACCATCCCCTGCTTCCCCCACACCTCTCACTCCCCTAATCCCCCCAAGAGGGTCACCTGCCACGCCTACTCTCTTCAGGACCCCAGGGAAAACCCCCGGCCACGGATCCACGGTGGACCACACAGCCTGGATCAGCTGAGCACCAACCCACTGTACCAGGCCTCTGTCGGGCTTGGTGAGagccaggacaccccctggaagGGACCACAGAAGCAGAGAGAATGGGACCGTGGCAGGAGCCCTAACCCCCAGAACCAGAATCCCCAGCAGGAGGAGAGTATGTATGCAGAGGTTCCAGAGGGGCCGTCTCTTCCCCGTCATCTGATTACAGACAACACCTATGAGCAGATCCCAGGGGACGGTGGCCTGAAGGGGACACAAAGCACCGCCACAGACCAGGAGGGAAACACCTATGAGCAGATCCCAGGGAACGGTGGCCCGAAGGGGACACAAAGCACCGCCACAGACCAGGAGGGAAACACCTAtgagatgctggaggacctgAAGTCCAAGGAGTCTACTTGGGGCAAGAAG